One Salvia splendens isolate huo1 chromosome 22, SspV2, whole genome shotgun sequence DNA segment encodes these proteins:
- the LOC121786801 gene encoding uncharacterized protein LOC121786801, whose amino-acid sequence MICDDHNESNSPILTAILGSPRTASPSLPQQEVNASEHDNTLASLIGSENRGSELTSPVGDPEEARPSVEEDKQRKENMICDDHNESNSPILTAILGSPRTSSPSLQQQEVNASEHDNTLASLIGSENRGSELEIQEDVEADRELRTQDALHILSKVCDDYEIRNNEEAIKATNTIVDIINEQEDREDAAACSIVEYMMQEGLETMDDTPPEWNVQKQGYKWIEKMHEEKEKTPENTERRMTVYQNPVPISEIPLAEARERRTHAEMRPSPVLRSPFEIRAVHMKPTLNLDERDIYYYIVETEGTKDDTCAYTNGFVWASKGVFSSLKPHTEISIGVIDVWATYLNFRENERAETSPPRLI is encoded by the exons ATGATTTGTGATGACCATAACGAATCAAACTCTCCTATCTTGACAGCCATACTAGGATCTCCACGGACAGCATCCCCATCTCTCCCACAACAAGAAGTCAATGCTTCAGAGCATGACAACACACTCGCATCACTAATAGGATCTGAGAACAGGGGAAGTGAGTTGACCTCACCAGTTGGTGATCCTGAAGAGGCCAGACCATCTGTTGAAGAAGACAAACAAAGAAAGGAGAACATGATTTGTGATGACCATAACGAATCAAACTCTCCTATCTTGACAGCCATACTAGGATCTCCACGGACATCATCCCCATCTCTCCAACAACAAGAAGTCAATGCTTCAGAGCATGACAACACACTGGCATCACTAATAGGATCTGAGAACAGGGGAAgtgagttggaaattcaagaagaTGTTGAAGCTGATAGAGAGTTAAGAACACAAGATGCCTTGCACATATTATCAAAAGTATGTGATGACTATGAAATCAGAAACAATGAAGAAGCAATCAAGGCCACAAACACCATTGTTGATATCATAAATGAACAG GAAGATAGGGAGGATGCAGCTGCATGCTCAATTGTTGAATATATGATGCAAGAGGGTCTTGAAACAATGGATGACACACCTCCTGAATGGAACGTGCAAAAACAAGGATATAAATGGATAGAGAAGATGCatgaggaaaaagaaaaaactcCTGAAAACACAGAGAGAAGAATGACTGTCTACCAG AACCCTGTTCCTATCTCTGAGATTCCACTGGCTGAAGCTAGAGAGAGACGGACTCATGCTGAAATGCGCCCCAGCCCAGTGCTACGATCACCATTTGAAATACGAGCTGTGCATATGAAACCAACCCTGAACCTGGATGAAAGAGATATCTACTACTACATAGTAGAAACTGAAGGAACAAAAGA TGATACATGTGCTTACACTAATGGCTTTGTTTGGGCAAGCAAAGGAGTGTTTTCATCTCTGAAACCCCATACAGAAATCAGTATAGGTGTAATTGATGTATGGGCAACATACCTGAACTTCAGAGAAAATGAAAGGGCAGAAACGTCACCTCCACGACT TATTTGA